In the Paroedura picta isolate Pp20150507F chromosome 15, Ppicta_v3.0, whole genome shotgun sequence genome, one interval contains:
- the TMIGD1 gene encoding transmembrane and immunoglobulin domain-containing protein 1 isoform X2, with protein sequence MLPYHKAMQLKAPIKTMEATVCSSWPLSPFVSQEEELLWLRQDGKVDLKDGNRVNVSNICISPVSVDDNGVSFTCKLAQDGSVQISVVLDVIYPPTLSGEEPPSVPEDNEVTISCHVKANPQAQMVWYKDNSTLIMDLDRHQISQTNQLFQLKIYKVQASDGGVYTCEAKSTQGTAKRDFHLTVEAGRLAFPLEAVIAAAVVVALTILFAIVARREVILKCFRKTDKSPSNTAL encoded by the exons ATGTTGCCCTACCATAAAGCCATGCAACTCAAAGCACCTATAAAAACCATGGAGGCTACAGTCTGCTCTTCTTGGCCGCTGAGCCCCTTCGTGAG CCAGGAGGAAGAATTGCTGTGGCTCCGGCAGGACGGGAAGGTTGACCTGAAAGATGGAAACCGAGTGAATGTCAGCAATATCTGCATCTCCCCTGTTTCGGTGGATGACAACGGGGTTTCCTTTACCTGCAAGCTGGCCCAAGATGGGTCGGTCCAGATCTCTGTGGTACTGGATGTCATAT ACCCTCCTACCCTAAGTGGAGAAGAGCCTCCCTCAGTACCAGAAGACAACGAAGTGACAATCAGTTGCCATGTGAAGGCTAACCCTCAAGCTCAGATGGTTTGGTATAAAGACAACAGCACCTTGATTATGGATCTGGACCGTCACCAAATTTCCCAGACCAACCAGCTCTTTCAGTTGAAGATTTACAAAGTCCAAGCATCTGATGGTGGGGTGTATACTTGCGAGGCCAAATCTACCCAGGGAACAGCAAAGAGAGATTTTCACTTGACTGTCGAAG CCGGAAGATTGGCCTTTCCCCTGGAGGCGGTCATCGCTGCAGCCGTGGTGGTTGCCCTCACCATCCTCTTTGCTATTGTGGCTCGACGAGAAGTGATACTTAAG TGCTTCAGGAAGACAGACAAGTCGCCAAGCAACACAGCACT
- the TMIGD1 gene encoding transmembrane and immunoglobulin domain-containing protein 1 isoform X1, with product MAPKVIPGFLFGAFLLLIMFLSYGGADVELRINDNPANYKLQTRPGLTESLWCIAHNHSQEEELLWLRQDGKVDLKDGNRVNVSNICISPVSVDDNGVSFTCKLAQDGSVQISVVLDVIYPPTLSGEEPPSVPEDNEVTISCHVKANPQAQMVWYKDNSTLIMDLDRHQISQTNQLFQLKIYKVQASDGGVYTCEAKSTQGTAKRDFHLTVEAGRLAFPLEAVIAAAVVVALTILFAIVARREVILKCFRKTDKSPSNTAL from the exons ATGGCCCCAAAAGTGATTCCAGGATTCCTTTTTGGAGCATTCCTTCTCTTAATAATGTTTTTGTCATACGGTGGTGCAG ATGTAGAGCTGAGAATTAACGATAACCCCGCAAATTACAAACTGCAAACAAGGCCAGGTCTGACTGAGTCCCTTTGGTGCATTGCACACAATCACAGCCAGGAGGAAGAATTGCTGTGGCTCCGGCAGGACGGGAAGGTTGACCTGAAAGATGGAAACCGAGTGAATGTCAGCAATATCTGCATCTCCCCTGTTTCGGTGGATGACAACGGGGTTTCCTTTACCTGCAAGCTGGCCCAAGATGGGTCGGTCCAGATCTCTGTGGTACTGGATGTCATAT ACCCTCCTACCCTAAGTGGAGAAGAGCCTCCCTCAGTACCAGAAGACAACGAAGTGACAATCAGTTGCCATGTGAAGGCTAACCCTCAAGCTCAGATGGTTTGGTATAAAGACAACAGCACCTTGATTATGGATCTGGACCGTCACCAAATTTCCCAGACCAACCAGCTCTTTCAGTTGAAGATTTACAAAGTCCAAGCATCTGATGGTGGGGTGTATACTTGCGAGGCCAAATCTACCCAGGGAACAGCAAAGAGAGATTTTCACTTGACTGTCGAAG CCGGAAGATTGGCCTTTCCCCTGGAGGCGGTCATCGCTGCAGCCGTGGTGGTTGCCCTCACCATCCTCTTTGCTATTGTGGCTCGACGAGAAGTGATACTTAAG TGCTTCAGGAAGACAGACAAGTCGCCAAGCAACACAGCACT